In the Uranotaenia lowii strain MFRU-FL chromosome 1, ASM2978415v1, whole genome shotgun sequence genome, tttgagtgcaatttgTTCTAAGTTTGGCTTTGTTTCTAGCATCGGTTGTCGGTTTCTGCGGCTAAAACGGTCAATACACCTATTAAGGTCACACTGGTTCAATCACCCTCAACCTCAGCTGTTATGACGAAATCTCGTTTGAACGGAAGTGCTGCCCTCAATACACCAACGGCTGTCCATCCGGTGGGAACGGTATTCCGCACTGTGTCGGTTCCGCAACCAACAACGATAGTTCATAGATCTGTAGAACAATCTTCTGTCAGTGCGGCGACTGGTCCTACTCTATCTCCAACAGTATTCACAAAACCCTTGCAGGTCCAAGTATCACCCCAACAGagcggaaaattttctcgccgagtTCTGGCTAGTAAATCGCCCAATGTTTCCCCAACAATTCAAACAGTACGAATAGTGAAAAGTGCTAGCCCACAGCAACCGCCAGGGGGTAGACCTAGCATAACACCGGATGCCCGAAGATATCTCAATCATTCCAGCAACAGTATCAGTCTACAGGGTTCTACCCCAACAACTGCTGCTCCAGTGGCTCCAGCATTGCATTCAACGTCGCCAACGAAAATTCGACTCATTCAACCGCAAGCACAAGGCAAAATCTTTCTACACACCCCAAACAGCAGTAACAGTTTGGCTGCAGCAACTCATATCTCAAATCCGGCCAGCATCGCAGCCCTAAGGAACACTTTAGCTAGACAAAATCCTTCTCTACTGAACAAAATTCCGGCCGTACCTGCACCTCACGGTCAACCACAAACAACAACACCACCACAACCGCAAGGTAATCGTAACACAGTTCTTCCAATGGCggcggataaatcaagcatttcaATGGCATCGATCAACATCCGCCGAACGTCACCACCGATTATAACAACAAGCCAATCGAGTCTCGAAGTCACGAATTCAATAACGAACGCCACTACTACCATAGCCACTTCGGTAACTCCTGGATCGCAACTGGTAACTGCTGCGTCAACATCAATAGCTGTGGCCTCAGTAACTACGCCATCCCCACAGGTTATTCCCCAACAACGTAGTAAAACTCCTATAGGATCTTCAATTCTCAAACCACAACTACAAAACACCTCAACACCGCCACCACCAGCAGCTTCTACTTCAACACACACTACCACGGATCAAGAGGACATTGGTTTTACCATCCCTTCCTTCATTATACCCAAACAGGATCCTAAATTGGCAGTAAATGTAAATCCGTCCCCACAATTGCTCAATACATCGACCTCCCCTTTCCAGTCTACAATTGAGTCCCTTCAATCCAATGCAACACCTAGCACGCACATGCCAACACCCAAAtctcaaggaaaaaaatttgGCGGAACCGTTAGTGGCGGTTCTACAACACCACTGGTGTCCCATCAAGCTACACCGAAACGAACAAAGCGATCCTATAGTCGTTCATCTCATCACGAAACTCTGGAACGGATAGCCCTCAAGGAAGATGAGCTATCCCATCCGCATCAGCGACCGACACAACCCATCAAACAAACAACGATGCCCAAATTTACTAAATGGAAGCCACCAGGAGCTGTCGCTGTTCCTTTAAATCGCGAATGGCACGCCCCCGACACCTATATGTTTGATGTCTGCGAAACCGGCTTTCGGGCAATGGACGAAGAAACGCTTAATCAATCACGTTGTACGCAAGAGTATTGGTTTCAAGAAATCTACAATAGCTCGCCAGATATGGACTCAGCCGAGAGTGATCCACCCGGCGGAAGTTCGTATAACAGTCTGCAGGGTAAACCTCGCAGGGGACGCAAACCGATGGGTAAACAACAACCGCCCGATCTGATGCTGAATAACGATTCCACTTGTTTGGCCATGAATCAGGACCCGCCAAAACTACTCACGCGAGATGAGAGATTGGAATTGAAGCGGGCCTACCTTCGACGAAAGGCAGTGCAGTACTGGAACGGACAGAAACTACGAAGCGACATGGACGTGcgaaaacatgtcaaaacagttGAGAAAATGCTGCTGAAACTGGAACGACAAAGAGATGTTCTGAAGAAAAATAcgtaagtagtttttttttcaaattttggtgtcttttatctacttttgatatatatttttgaatttttatagtgGCACGCAGCAAACAAAGTGTCAACGACCCGGTTGTCCACAGGTGGCCGTCCTTTCAACAACCCACTGCTATCAGCACATAACCGATAACAACGAACAGCGGCTTTTCCAACAATGCACGGCTAAATTTTCCGATAATAGCCAATGTCGTAAGCCGGTCTTCGATGTACGGCACGAGCTGATCCTTTGTCGGGAGCATGCCTGGAAGCATGACAATCACGACAAAATGTCAGCCGAGGTGAAGATGCTTAAGAAACCATTTGGTGGAAGTGCGGCTAGTAAAAAGAAACCTCCCAAGGTTGTCACTCCGAAAACGACGACGGTCAGTCCAGCGGCAGTGTCTTCAGCCacatccaacaaaaa is a window encoding:
- the LOC129742603 gene encoding mucin-2; the protein is MSCQQPASRVQEDPYAFTEPAPLQANTSLYKHSGGIGSSSAAVADSTVTGPIIQAGTSLLASSNNVATTTSLNHAVQHRLSVSAAKTVNTPIKVTLVQSPSTSAVMTKSRLNGSAALNTPTAVHPVGTVFRTVSVPQPTTIVHRSVEQSSVSAATGPTLSPTVFTKPLQVQVSPQQSGKFSRRVLASKSPNVSPTIQTVRIVKSASPQQPPGGRPSITPDARRYLNHSSNSISLQGSTPTTAAPVAPALHSTSPTKIRLIQPQAQGKIFLHTPNSSNSLAAATHISNPASIAALRNTLARQNPSLLNKIPAVPAPHGQPQTTTPPQPQGNRNTVLPMAADKSSISMASINIRRTSPPIITTSQSSLEVTNSITNATTTIATSVTPGSQLVTAASTSIAVASVTTPSPQVIPQQRSKTPIGSSILKPQLQNTSTPPPPAASTSTHTTTDQEDIGFTIPSFIIPKQDPKLAVNVNPSPQLLNTSTSPFQSTIESLQSNATPSTHMPTPKSQGKKFGGTVSGGSTTPLVSHQATPKRTKRSYSRSSHHETLERIALKEDELSHPHQRPTQPIKQTTMPKFTKWKPPGAVAVPLNREWHAPDTYMFDVCETGFRAMDEETLNQSRCTQEYWFQEIYNSSPDMDSAESDPPGGSSYNSLQGKPRRGRKPMGKQQPPDLMLNNDSTCLAMNQDPPKLLTRDERLELKRAYLRRKAVQYWNGQKLRSDMDVRKHVKTVEKMLLKLERQRDVLKKNTGTQQTKCQRPGCPQVAVLSTTHCYQHITDNNEQRLFQQCTAKFSDNSQCRKPVFDVRHELILCREHAWKHDNHDKMSAEVKMLKKPFGGSAASKKKPPKVVTPKTTTVSPAAVSSATSNKKKSKKKKLTPFQQQMALHQQQYKQQYSSINHSKTTLPPPPYGVTQTVHQKQSTQHHALRHQQQQPSPSQIKYHPKVSVSPQATAINRNVHIPLNQHRQLGTGTFEHHFNTQQHTIGRRDDLLLNQQHQISPAPVMNLHHQQLTQQTQHFSQQQVHQLLNSATTQDLLNICENSSAYASSEDTGVGGLSESELMATQDVIEEIPFEIQNLNNVLSQLPPDAFNELLFSEQEQNGPTFESTQEEEEDLERALEVVGEHVKSLEDMTVESANFLGDFLDNVDDEMLDGSDICSDQMLQSPSAGNDIRGLVHT